The genomic window CTGAATCCAAACATTactatgctttcttttgatgttagcaacctatttacttcagtacccaaaaatgaaacaattagTCTGGTAAAAACTCTCCTAATCAATAAGGTTATTCAACCCCATATCATTTCTTCGATAATAGATATTCTACAAATTTGTCTATCACaagatttctttatttttaacaataatttctataaacaaccagatggtttagcaatgggtagttgcttatccccctttctagctgatgtttttatggatcatttagaatccaattatatcatgaaaaatcctgaaGTTCTACATTGGTTCCGTTACGTAGATGATTGTCTCGTTTTTGTGGATGGTCAGCAAGACTCAGCTAATCACCTTTTATTCAAAATCAATCAAATCCATCCCAATATCAAATTTACTATGGAACTAGAATCATCTAATGCCATTAATTTTTTAGACCTTTCCATTACCAGACTCAACAACCAGTTCAACTTTGGTATTTACCGCAAGCCTACTCAAACtgatcatgttatccattcttCATCCAACCACCCACTGTCTCATAAATATTCTGCTTTTAGGAGTTTCATCCATAGACTACATACACTACCTCTATCTACAGCTGAATTTAACAAGGAACttaatataatcaaacaaatagCAGTCAACAATGATTACAACCCTAATATAATCGACAAGCTCATCCGGAAAAGAGAATCCAATCGTCTTCAGCAACTAGCTTACAATTCAAACCCAGTCATCACACCAATCTATAGGTCCCTACCTTTTCATAATACTGTCATATCTGAGAAGATCAAACACATTCTCTGTTCTTCGGACAATGTCCACATatcatttaaagtcaataacactCTCAACAAAACATTATCTAACACTAAAGATCCAATCAActttatgaatcgtagtggtgtttacagATTATCTTGTTccgattgtgatgcctcttatgTAGGAAGAACCTATAGATCACTGTCTACTAGAGCAGCAGAGCACACTAAACGTGACAATACATCAGCTTTCTCTCACCATCTCAAAGTCAACAAACACCACCTTAACATCCCAGATGGTGTGACTTtgattcataacatccaagataAGAATACCCTTCGTTTAGACCTATATGAGGATTTAGAGATTGTCAGGGACACAAGGACAAGTCCAAACTGTGTTAACCGTCAACTTTCTCTTAACCGTGATTTCACCCCCATTCATAGACAATTATTTCCATAATTCTATATTTTTATTCACCTTCACATTGGCCTTCTTTCCTATACATACCACGACAAacccaaaataaacaaaaaacccaaacattatacctaatcaaatattcttttagTACTTCCAGTTTCTTTCACTCTGTGCTCCTGTCAAGACTCTATCTCTTCCATCtcattctttaattattttcacttaacaaaatcattttctcattatatcaaaatcacaccatggaacccttgatcttttcggatatgacattctaatatagacaataaccaaaaattttgttgaatttccaacattttaattgattcactctatttttcatttagattaaaattaaaaaataaatctcagctatcaacatttaataaatttacttaatatcaactttggtcaatacaatattcaatctagaatttcaatagtttaatatgtgacatattctttttacatttagagcttacaatcaaaattaattttcttctttgatcaaaacatgtacatttctttcagcgcagttttcctaatttaatatcagtctttatccatttaacaattcacacaatttaatttcaaaacagtaattatatttcatttatttgtccactgaacataggcaacttaccttatcacctttttaataatttttctaaatttagattttcaatagttctatatgggacaaactctttacattcagtcataacaaaatatttttagagaagatttcttgattaagatatgtacatacattttttcaattccacttccctttttttttttttttaatatcatttcctttaatacctccaataattcacattacagatctatagattggtattttctcattatattcgttggttccctgaaacatatgcaaccgaCCATTCACTATTGGCATTACTTCCAATTCTACAGCTGCTActctattaaaatatcatattttgataaaaaaattttaaaaattttctatataattttcaataatattcattcattataactttgctcaaattaatataattattatcagtcctatacagtagacaaacagtctatgacgtcacagcatatgagtagaattttgcttttgtttacggtgcactaatgaatatatcattatagcttattaacctttatttacaatttagaattcatatcaaacaaatttaatagttgcatattcacaattgaataattaagttaaatattaatgcacattgtcaaaaatttttcggttgacatttgagaaatccacctatcttctttgacatcttgtcatgaattttcaggcaccaatctgtctaatcagttggttgttaacctctcacctgatcacaaccttgtgctaattccgagcaaggatgacatacatccacatgtgatacatttttaatcttaagacatcgacttattgtcgattactatacagctcataatgtagcaataatgttattttgaggttttacacctattcaagtggctagtttcaattacttgtacactggacgtaagtaaccacattttcttttttaactgtcaaaatttcacccttttgcatttcaatctaagtggttcacttatttccaggtttacactgaggatggtcagtttgaccgaaaacgttttgtacaaccactcccttgtggatgaattttaaaattttttaataaatttataatatacctatatacaacagaagtgtttacttcattctacgttgtcttaacaaaggtatacagccaactacagggtttacccttttaatgttttatttaatgACGATATGGTCAACTTGGCTCTTAAGTACTTGCGGCTAGCTACAAAGAGGAACAACActaaattggatatatggttcataTCTCAATGCCTTAATCACAAAGTCATTCCAAATTTTTGCAGAGtaaaaacatcaaaaaatgtaCCTCCAAACATCAGGAGCTCACTACAAGTTAAATTAATGAAGAAGGAGATATGTAACCACTATGGAAAATTAAACTACCTCAACTGTCAACTTAAGGTAATGTATGATTCTTTGCTCGAAATAATAGGTTTTatcaatattaataactttatgtcAGATGTTCAGGATAAGGTGGAGATTTCTaattcaattaaatttaatagagttaataacaaattaattaaacttattcAAGCCAAAACTTTGCTCGATCAAGCTTCAGATGTCAGAGATGTCAGAAAGTTTTCAGATTTCAAATTCCATCCCCGTATAAAGAACCTCACCAACATTAATTTTTCCAAAGACGAAATACAATTGCTCAACTACGGTCTTAAACACTCAGTCCCCAAAGATTTTTCAATCAAAGACATAGAGAACCTTTCTATCGAGACAGACATAGTTATCGAAAATCTCTCCGTAACCCTTTCAGACAGAACATCTATCAGAAACTCTTGTTACCGCTTTCTCAACAAATTCAAAACTAAAATTGATTCTTCCAATAACTCTTCTTTCTCACATAGTCTTTCTTCCAAAAAAGCCAACTCTTTTCTTAAgtcattaaaatcaattaaacaaaaaattacaaaccatcaATTAATTTTCAgtaaagcagacaaaggtaactgTCTTGTCATCCTTGAACGTGACTTATATAACAACAAAGTCACATCTTTCTTAGAGAGCAACCATTTTACTTCTATAACAGTAGATCCTACAAAAAGATTTATCACTAAACTTAAAGACAACATCAAAcaattttctgattttttcacTGAATTTGATGCTCCATACAGCAAAATTCCTAGCAACCCTTTAGTTCCAAGGTTGTATGGTTTGCCAAAAATACACAAAGTTGACATGCCTATACGCCCCGTTGTTAGCTTCATTAATACTCCAGTTTCTATCTTATCTAAATttctattaaaaacaataaaaaacttaattaactTCACTCCTCAATTTTCAGTTTCTAACACTTACCAATtggttgaaaaacttcaactcaTCAATCTGAATCCAAACATTactatgctttcttttgatgttagcaacctatttacttcagtacccaaaaatgaaacaattagTCTGGTAAAAACTCTCCTAATCAATAAGGTTATTCAACCCCATATCATTTCTTCGATAATAGATATTCTACAAATTTGTCTATCACaagatttctttatttttaacaataatttctataaacaaccagatggtttagcaatgggtagttgcttatccccctttctagctgatgtttttatggatcatttagaatccaattatatcatgaaaaatcctgaaGTTCTACATTGGTTCCGTTACGTAGATGATTGTCTCGTTTTTGTGGATGGTCAGCAAGACTCAGCTAATCACCTTTTATTCAAAATCAATCAAATCCATCCCAATATCAAATTTACTATGGAACTAGAATCATCTAATGCCATTAATTTTTTAGACCTTTCCATTACCAGACTCAACAACCAGTTCAACTTTGGTATTTACCGCAAGCCTACTCAAACtgatcatgttatccattcttCATCCAACCACCCACTGTCTCATAAATATTCTGCTTTTAGGAGTTTC from Diabrotica virgifera virgifera chromosome 5, PGI_DIABVI_V3a includes these protein-coding regions:
- the LOC126885639 gene encoding uncharacterized protein LOC126885639; the encoded protein is MVNLALKYLRLATKRNNTKLDIWFISQCLNHKVIPNFCRVKTSKNVPPNIRSSLQVKLMKKEICNHYGKLNYLNCQLKVMYDSLLEIIGFININNFMSDVQDKVEISNSIKFNRVNNKLIKLIQAKTLLDQASDVRDVRKFSDFKFHPRIKNLTNINFSKDEIQLLNYGLKHSVPKDFSIKDIENLSIETDIVIENLSVTLSDRTSIRNSCYRFLNKFKTKIDSSNNSSFSHSLSSKKANSFLKSLKSIKQKITNHQLIFSKADKGNCLVILERDLYNNKVTSFLESNHFTSITVDPTKRFITKLKDNIKQFSDFFTEFDAPYSKIPSNPLVPRLYGLPKIHKVDMPIRPVVSFINTPVSILSKFLLKTIKNLINFTPQFSVSNTYQLVEKLQLINLNPNITMLSFDVSNLFTSVPKNETISLVKTLLINKVIQPHIISSIIDILQICLSQDFFIFNNNFYKQPDGLAMGSCLSPFLADVFMDHLESNYIMKNPEVLHWFRYVDDCLVFVDGQQDSANHLLFKINQIHPNIKFTMELESSNAINFLDLSITRLNNQFNFGIYRKPTQTDHVIHSSSNHPLSHKYSAFRSFIHRLHTLPLSTAEFNKELNIIKQIAVNNDYNPNIIDKLIRKRESNRLQQLAYNSNPVITPIYRSLPFHNTVISEKIKHILCSSDNVHISFKVNNTLNKTLSNTKDPINFMNRSGVYRLSCSDCDASYVGRTYRSLSTRAAEHTKRDNTSAFSHHLKVNKHHLNIPDGVTLIHNIQDKNTLRLDLYEDLEIVRDTRTSPNCVNRQLSLNRDFTPIHRQLFP
- the LOC126885638 gene encoding uncharacterized protein LOC126885638 isoform X1 — protein: MVNLALKYLRLATKRNNTKLDIWFISQCLNHKVIPNFCRVKTSKNVPPNIRSSLQVKLMKKEICNHYGKLNYLNCQLKVMYDSLLEIIGFININNFMSDVQDKVEISNSIKFNRVNNKLIKLIQAKTLLDQASDVRDVRKFSDFKFHPRIKNLTNINFSKDEIQLLNYGLKHSVPKDFSIKDIENLSIETDIVIENLSVTLSDRTSIRNSCYRFLNKFKTKIDSSNNSSFSHSLSSKKANSFLKSLKSIKQKITNHQLIFSKADKGNCLVILERDLYNNKVTSFLESNHFTSITVDPTKRFITKLKDNIKQFSDFFTEFDAPYSKIPSNPLVPRLYGLPKIHKVDMPIRPVVSFINTPVSILSKFLLKTIKNLINFTPQFSVSNTYQLVEKLQLINLNPNITMLSFDVSNLFTSVPKNETISLVKTLLINKVIQPHIISSIIDILQICLSQDFFIFNNNFYKQPDGLAMGSCLSPFLADVFMDHLESNYIMKNPEVLHWFRYVDDCLVFVDGQQDSANHLLFKINQIHPNIKFTMELESSNAINFLDLSITRLNNQFNFGIYRKPTQTDHVIHSSSNHPLSHKYSAFRSFIHRLHTLPLSTAEFNKELNIIKQIAVNNDYNPNIIDKLIRKRESNRLQQLAYNSNPVITPIYRSLPFHNTVISEKIKHILCSSDNVHISFKVNNTLNKTLSNTKDPINFMNRSGVYRLSCSDCDASYVGRTYRSLSTRAAEHTKRDNTSAFSHHLKVNKHHLNIPDGVTLIHNIQDKNTLRLDLYEDLEIVRDTRTSPNCVNRQLSLNRDFTPIHRQLFP
- the LOC126885638 gene encoding uncharacterized protein LOC126885638 isoform X2, which encodes MKKEICNHYGKLNYLNCQLKVMYDSLLEIIGFININNFMSDVQDKVEISNSIKFNRVNNKLIKLIQAKTLLDQASDVRDVRKFSDFKFHPRIKNLTNINFSKDEIQLLNYGLKHSVPKDFSIKDIENLSIETDIVIENLSVTLSDRTSIRNSCYRFLNKFKTKIDSSNNSSFSHSLSSKKANSFLKSLKSIKQKITNHQLIFSKADKGNCLVILERDLYNNKVTSFLESNHFTSITVDPTKRFITKLKDNIKQFSDFFTEFDAPYSKIPSNPLVPRLYGLPKIHKVDMPIRPVVSFINTPVSILSKFLLKTIKNLINFTPQFSVSNTYQLVEKLQLINLNPNITMLSFDVSNLFTSVPKNETISLVKTLLINKVIQPHIISSIIDILQICLSQDFFIFNNNFYKQPDGLAMGSCLSPFLADVFMDHLESNYIMKNPEVLHWFRYVDDCLVFVDGQQDSANHLLFKINQIHPNIKFTMELESSNAINFLDLSITRLNNQFNFGIYRKPTQTDHVIHSSSNHPLSHKYSAFRSFIHRLHTLPLSTAEFNKELNIIKQIAVNNDYNPNIIDKLIRKRESNRLQQLAYNSNPVITPIYRSLPFHNTVISEKIKHILCSSDNVHISFKVNNTLNKTLSNTKDPINFMNRSGVYRLSCSDCDASYVGRTYRSLSTRAAEHTKRDNTSAFSHHLKVNKHHLNIPDGVTLIHNIQDKNTLRLDLYEDLEIVRDTRTSPNCVNRQLSLNRDFTPIHRQLFP